CAGACAGCTGCAGTGCATGCTTAGGAGCCTCACGTGCAACCTCACGTTCCAAGAGGCTTATGATCTAACGGGGAGGATACTTGGGATAACGGTTTGCTCCCCGAGGAAGCACGAGCCGCCACGGTGTCTTAACTATTTGACTTCGCCTCATGTTGTTATATGGAGCGCGGTGACTGCTTCTTGCGCCTTTCCTGGTCTCTTTGAGGCTCAGGAGCTGATGGCTAAAGATAGAAGTGGAGAGATTGTGCCGTATCATCCACCTTTTAATTTGGATCCTGAAGAAGGTACTACTGAACCGTCTGCACGCAGGTGGAGAGATGGTAGCTTGGAGGTTGATTTGCCGATGATGCAGCTTAAGGAGCTGTTTAATGTTAATCATTTTATTGTGAGCCAAGCTAATCCTCACATTGCTCCGTTGCTGCGTATAAAGGATTTGGTTCGAGCTTATGGTGGTAGATTCGCTGCCAAGGTATGTATATGTCTCATACTTTACTCAGTTTTGGTCGATCTTTGTTATAATTAACTAGGCATGGcgttcggttttcggttcagtttggttcgggtatttttggttttagaaAATTAGGAACCGTTTGAGTATTTACAAAATTTGATTTGGCTTTTGTTCAgctattttggtttttagtccGAATAGTAATATCGGGAATCgactaatatttttacaaaaaaaactggTTCCATTTTTGTGGGTAATTTCACATAATATATGTTAATGACATCTGATAATTCCGGttgttcaaataaaaatattaggtAAGTTagttcatttttaatatttcggacaaaataaatattcaggtaactcaattttttttgggtaattcggtttataaatagtattttatgatatatggttatttaaaaactaaatatagttaatacttttatgtatataatttgaattttcaatttttttggtaTCCATTAGgttatcggttcggtttgtttttagatttttggttCTATAGATAATATATGatcggttcggttatttatgaaattcggTTCAATTTTGGTCTTTAAATTTCTGTTCGGTATAGTTCATTCCTAGCTTCCAGATAAATGTGACCAAGCTTAGTTATAACCGTTATACTTGTCTTGTCTTTGTAGCTTGCGCATCTAGTGGAGATGGAGGTTAAACATAGATGCAACCAGATACTAGAGCTTGGCTTTCCACTCCGTGGACTCGCAAAGCTCTTTGCTCAAGAGTGGGAGGTGGTTTGTAACAGTTGTAATGAATGCCACTCTTGCTCATACTCAAAGATTATACAAAACCCTACTCACGTAGAGCTTCAGAAAGCGGCTAAACAAGGATCAAGAGGTTTTGTTGGCTTGGGAGGCATCATTGCATGCAGAGTGCTTAATCATGATCTGATTTAGCATGCTGGTTGAGTGAGAACTTGCGAACTTTGCCCAATTGTCCTATGAGTGTTTGCTTTAGTTCATGTTCTGTGTGccttaaaatttgttttgtttgcacTGTTCACTTTTGGCTTTCAATTAGCTAGCCATTTATTTGATTGAAGCATTGCTTGAGCTGCATGCATTCGTTTTTGTTgcacttcatttttttttgttggttcaaGCATTTGTGAAATTTGCATGCGCACTTTACGTGTTTTTAAACAATATGATTGGAAATGCATTTGCAGTGATTGTTGCATTGAAAGCAGTCATTCTTGGCTACGGTTTTTGCCCGATTGAACATGGCAGCATTGATGCCTGTGCTTTGGTGATGTGAATGACTTTGAATTGGCTTCATTGCTTCTTGCATTTGGCATCTGCATTTTGCATTTGTTGTTCTTCAATGGTTTGCGTGGCTGTTTTGTTTGAACTTTGCGGTTTGGTGCCGTTGATGCATATGTTTGTTGCCAGTTTTGTGATGAATGCATGTTTGCAATGGTTTTTTGCAAGTGCAACTTGGATTTTGCACGCACTTTTAGCATTTGTTGCATTACATTTTTTATGCACTTGGTCCGTTGTTGCATTTTAGTGCTTGTTGCTGcagttttgttgttttggtttttgcATTGTCACTACATTTGCATTTGTTTGGCATTTTTGAAGCATTTGGTTGGACGGTGCATTTGGTAATTTGAGCTTTCTGTTTGCCTTGAACTGTGATTTGTTTGTCTTCCTTCTGTTTTGACAAATTTTTGTCCATTTTTGTGTggtttgtttttgatatttgttgATTACATTGATAATTCCTTGTTCAATTGTGATTGAATTGTTGTTTTACTTGGGAGAGATTTTTGTGCATCTCAGACACTTTGTggtgtttttgttatttcactAGATTTATGCATTGGACTTGTttgttttatgtatataatttgaATTGCATTTTTTTCGGAAGtttggtttgtgattttgaaattgCTGATGGTGTTTATGAAATTGTGATTTTGCTTTAAATTGCTTGGTATGACTTCCTAGCTGTGCACTTTGTTATAACCGTTATTTGTCTTTCTTGATTGCATCTGCAGCAAGGTTTTGAGATTAACCACACAGTGGGCTTGCCTTTCCACTGGGACTCGCAAAGCTCTTTGTCAAGAGTGGGAATGTGATGTAACAGTTGTAATGTGCACTTTGCTCAGTATTCAAAGATTATACACTTAGAGAGCTTCAGAAAGCGGCTAAAGGAAGAGGTGCATGGGGAGAAGCTTTCAGCCATTAAAGCAAACTGCGGGATCGAGCTTGCGCTTGATGAGTGTGTAGCTGTCCTTAACCATATGCGTAGGCTCAAGAGAAGTGCCGAGAGAGCCGCTTCGTCTCATCACGGTTTGGCTTCAACCACTAGGTTCAATGCTTCTAAAAGAATCCCTTCTTGGAACGTTATTGCAAGAGAGAACTCTACTGGTTCTCTTGATGAACTAGTCGCCGACTGTAATCTCAGGAACTTGAGTGATAGTGAAACGGAGAGCGTGGAGTTGAGTTCCTGGACAAGAACTGGTGGGCCTTTGATGAGAACAGCTTCTGCTAATAAGTTCATTGATTTTGTTCAGAGTCTTGATGTCGACATTGCATTGGCCAGAGGGTTTAGTAGCAGCCCCAGTTCTCCCGCGGCAAACACTTCAAGCATAACGGTTACTGAAGGTGATTTTCTACAGCCTGAGAGAACGAGTAACGGTATTGTGTTGAACGTTGTTAGAAGAGAAGACTTGGGAATGTCTGTCGAGAACCAGAACACTGAGCTGCCGGAGAGTGTGCAGCTTGACATAcctgagaaggagatggataaT
The window above is part of the Brassica napus cultivar Da-Ae chromosome C3, Da-Ae, whole genome shotgun sequence genome. Proteins encoded here:
- the LOC111204220 gene encoding triacylglycerol lipase SDP1, whose protein sequence is MDRISNEANVDPFSIGPTSIIGRTIAFRVLFCKSITQLRRDLFRFFLHWFRTLKLVITPFVSWFHPRQNPQGILAVVTVIAFALKRYTNVKIKSEMAYRRKFWRNMMRAALTYEEWSHAAKMLEKETTTTSKTLNESDLYDEELVKNKLNELLHRRQEGSLRDIMFCMRADLVRNLGNMCNSELHKGRLQVPRLIKEYIDEVSTQLRMVCNNSDSSEDLSLDEKLSFMHETRHAFGRTALLLSGGASLGAFHVGVVKTLVEHKLLPRIIAGSSVGSIICSVVASRSWPELQGFFENSLQSLQFFDQLGGVFTIVKRVMTQGALHDIRQLQCMLRSLTCNLTFQEAYDLTGRILGITVCSPRKHEPPRCLNYLTSPHVVIWSAVTASCAFPGLFEAQELMAKDRSGEIVPYHPPFNLDPEEGTTEPSARRWRDGSLEVDLPMMQLKELFNVNHFIVSQANPHIAPLLRIKDLVRAYGGRFAAKLAHLVEMEVKHRCNQILELGFPLRGLAKLFAQEWEVVCNSCNECHSCSYSKIIQNPTHVELQKAAKQGSRVIVALKAVILGYGFCPIEHGSIDACALQGFEINHTVGLPFHWDSQSSLSRYSKIIHLESFRKRLKEEVHGEKLSAIKANCGIELALDECVAVLNHMRRLKRSAERAASSHHGLASTTRFNASKRIPSWNVIARENSTGSLDELVADCNLRNLSDSETESVELSSWTRTGGPLMRTASANKFIDFVQSLDVDIALARGFSSSPSSPAANTSSITVTEGDFLQPERTSNGIVLNVVRREDLGMSVENQNTELPESVQLDIPEKEMDNCSESEHEVDE